The sequence AGGTCACCTTGATCAAGGAGTGATCCCTCTCTTTCTCAACAATTTGCTTTTCAATATCCTCGCCCTTTTCGAGTAATGCGCTGGATTGACTTTTCCCCTTCGCTAGGGCGGCATATTCATTAACCGCCTTTGAGAGATCCAGCTCAGAGATTTTTCCTTCGAGATCATTCTGCTGACGTTCTAGATCGGAACGTAATTTCGGCAGGTCAGTCTGACTGGCGGCTAATTCCTGCGTGGCTGTGTCGCATTTTGCGCAGGCATCATCCACATCCTTTTCGGACGCCTCGATCTCGCTCTTTAACCGAGTCAACCGCGATGACTGTGCTTGGGCATTTTGGAGGAGATGCCCCTTTTCCATTTTACGGGAAACCAGTGTATTCATGCCGGCCTCGATCTCGCGACACTTTTCGAGTTGTTCCTCCATGTCTTTGATTCCATTTTCGTACCCAGGAATGGATTCCTCAATCTCTGATAATTGCGTGGTGGTATTTTTCAGATTGGCGAAATCTCGGTGTTGCTCTTCTAGGGAATTCTTAAGTTTATCAAGTTCCTCCGAGAGGGATTTTTGAAGGTCATTAGCCTTCTGCCAATCGGTATTAGCCCGTGGCTCACCATTTTCTCTCATCATGAGATCACGTTCGTTCATCATCTTTTTGAGAAAGAGTGCATCCCCTGCAGAACCAATGGCTTGCCCGGTCTGCGCACGGAGAATCTGGCCAAGGGAGGCACGTGCATCCGGAGTGATTTGTGCGGCGGGATTCAGCCCGCTTTCACCTTGGTGTACCCAGCATAAACGCCAGAGGCCAGGGGTTTCCCCTCTACCGCCTTGGGGCAACCTTCCGAGAATCTCAGCCAGCTTCGTCTCAGCATCATCACCGGCCAGGTTTTCTCTCCGTCCGTCTAGAGAGGTAATACTGAGTTCACATGTCCCATTGGGCCCGGTAAATTTCTTTACCAAGGAGTATTTATTCCCACCTGATTCAAAGACCACCTCGATTTCAGGTTTGGAATCATTATGAGGCCTCATCCGTTTGTGGGTCTCAGCATTCCCACGAGCTTTAACAAACAAGGCGTCATGAATGGCATTCATCACCGTGGATTTCCCGGCTTCATTCGGGCCGTGAATGAGCTGCATGGATGGATCAAAGTTGATTTCCAAGGGATGATCCCCACAGTGAATACGATAGTTTTTTATCTTTGTAGAAATTAATCTCATAGGACCACCTCATTTTTAGAGTATTGATACATAATCTGGAGAGCGAGCTTTGCATCCTCCGCAGCCTCCCCCTGAGCGGACTTCATGATTGCTTGGAGCTTTTCGACGGTATTACGGACAAATCCCCCTTCTGATATCCCGGCAATTTCTTCCGGACTAGGCTCGAGGAGGATATCGACGTAATCCCTCAGGTAAAGGAGGGCTGCCCGCTGGTTTTCTATCACATCCTGTAGCTCATGGAGCAGCTCCATATTAAGCACTCCAGAAAGCTCTATCCTGAGCAATTTGCCCGCCGGACGGTCGATTCCCTTCAAACAATCTTTCAGGCTCTCGACATCATCCTTGTTCTGGATATTCCGATTCTCCATCAACCATTCGTAGGCTGTCGTGCAGATCGATTCGACGACCGGGAGTGATTGTTTCCCGTCTAGACTGACTAAAAGGACATTGCCCGAGTCATTATTTCTGAAACGATCTGTTTCCGGTGTGCCACTATACCAAATACGATCCCCGACTTTGAGGGTGCCGTGCCAATCGCCTAGGGCCAAATAATCCAATTGCGCATTTTTGACGGCTCCAGGGGCATCAATGACTCCTCCACCCCCTTCTCCATCCTCAATCTCGAAACCGTGAACCGGGCCGTGGGCTAGGCCGATCCGGAGGTAATCACTTTTTGCGAATGTGGCAGCCACTTGAGCGAGATGCTCCGTCGGATCTACAATAACCAGCTTCCGACTCAGGGGGCATGGGAATATCACCACCTTGAACTGATCCAAGACGACCGGGTCAACCGTCTGGCATATCGTAACATTATCAGGGCAGTGCTCCTTCCAACATTTCCTTTCATATAGGTTATCAGGCTCACGATAACCATCATGATTACCCGTTATCAAAATCACCGGTAACGCAATTTGCCTGAGGGCAGCACATGCCTTGACGATCGTGTCACTACCCACACCGTGACTATCGAAAATATCCCCTGCGACAACGATAAACTCTGCCCCCTTTGCTTTAGCCACTTGCCCGATAGTTTCGAGGGTTTTAATCCTCTGCGTGCGTAGTAATGCCCCACCGTCCCCCGGGATCTGGCCGAAACCCGCCCCGAGCTGCCAATCAGATGTATGGATGAATTTCATTGTTTTTTAATCCTCTTATTCGTGATTTTTGTTAAAGTGTTCAGATTCTTCTTCCTC is a genomic window of Verrucomicrobiota bacterium containing:
- a CDS encoding metallophosphoesterase, whose product is MKFIHTSDWQLGAGFGQIPGDGGALLRTQRIKTLETIGQVAKAKGAEFIVVAGDIFDSHGVGSDTIVKACAALRQIALPVILITGNHDGYREPDNLYERKCWKEHCPDNVTICQTVDPVVLDQFKVVIFPCPLSRKLVIVDPTEHLAQVAATFAKSDYLRIGLAHGPVHGFEIEDGEGGGGVIDAPGAVKNAQLDYLALGDWHGTLKVGDRIWYSGTPETDRFRNNDSGNVLLVSLDGKQSLPVVESICTTAYEWLMENRNIQNKDDVESLKDCLKGIDRPAGKLLRIELSGVLNMELLHELQDVIENQRAALLYLRDYVDILLEPSPEEIAGISEGGFVRNTVEKLQAIMKSAQGEAAEDAKLALQIMYQYSKNEVVL
- a CDS encoding AAA family ATPase; amino-acid sequence: MRLISTKIKNYRIHCGDHPLEINFDPSMQLIHGPNEAGKSTVMNAIHDALFVKARGNAETHKRMRPHNDSKPEIEVVFESGGNKYSLVKKFTGPNGTCELSITSLDGRRENLAGDDAETKLAEILGRLPQGGRGETPGLWRLCWVHQGESGLNPAAQITPDARASLGQILRAQTGQAIGSAGDALFLKKMMNERDLMMRENGEPRANTDWQKANDLQKSLSEELDKLKNSLEEQHRDFANLKNTTTQLSEIEESIPGYENGIKDMEEQLEKCREIEAGMNTLVSRKMEKGHLLQNAQAQSSRLTRLKSEIEASEKDVDDACAKCDTATQELAASQTDLPKLRSDLERQQNDLEGKISELDLSKAVNEYAALAKGKSQSSALLEKGEDIEKQIVEKERDHSLIKVT